The genomic window GTACTAGGGGCCGGTGAATGTGGTCTGCCATTGGCCCATCAACTGCTGCGCGGTGGCGTCGCGGTTAACCTGGTGACCGACCGCACCGTCGAGGCGGTGCTGTCTGGCTCGGTGACCAGCACCCAAATCAAGTTTCCGGCCACCTTGGATCTCGAATTTAACGCGGGCCTCGGTGTTTGGCGTGCCACCGCGCCGGCCATCCTGGGCATTCGGTTCACCATGGTGGTCGATGCCGAGCCTGCTCTCGGGTGGGCCGGACGGTTCAGCCGACCGGCACAGAGTGTGGACCAGCGGACGGTTTTCGCCCGCTGGCTTACCGACTATGTTGTCGCAGGCGGACATCTCGACGTGACCAACCTGACGTTGGCCGACCTCGGTCGACGAACCGCGGAGTACGACCTCACCGTCGTCACCAGGGCGTCGGGCGAACTCGCCGCGTGCTTCCCGGATGATTCGGCGTGGACGGTTCCGGCCGAGCCGATGCGCAGGCTGGCAGTGCTGTATCTCGATGACGTACAGCCCGATCCGGACGATCTCGGTACCTATATCGCCTTGCCCGGACACGGAGAGATCATCTCCTACCCTGGACTCACCGGTCCGCCCGGACACGAGCGGCGGTGCGAGATGATGCTCATCGAGGCGCTGCCGAACGGCGGACTGGACATCTTCTCTACGAACAGCAGCGCCGTCGAGCGGTTGCGACAGGCCAAGAAACTCTTCGCGCGATATCTACCGGCCGCACTTGCCGACCGGTACCGCCACGCCGAACTGACCGACGGTGGTGCAACGCTCGTCGGCGCGGTGCTACCACGCATGCGTAAACCGGTGGGGACTTTGCCGTCCGGTGTACCACTGCTAGGCGGCGGCGACGTTGTGTGCCGCATGGATCCCGGCGGTGCGCAAGGCGCCAACAACGCCGTGCACTGTGCGTTCGCCTACAGCGAGGCGATTCTGAGTAACGCGACGAGCGGCTACGACCGGACTTGGATGGCACAGGCGGCACAGCCGTGGCTCACCAATGTCGCGACTCCCGCAGCGCGGTGGACGATGGCTGTGCTCGACCCGCCACCATCAGTGCAGGCATTGATGCAGGCGGCTCAAAGCGATGTTGCGCTGGCCGACGCCTTTGCCGAAACCTTTGCGCGGCCCGCAGACATGGCTCGATTCGTGACGGGCATCCGGCAGTGACTGGGGCTTAGTTCCACCTCGTTGCTCCGCTTGGGGTGGCACCTGCGGGGTGAACTGCGAAGTTCCACGGGAGCGCGGTCAGCGCCCGATGGAACGGACCGAGTCGGCAGCCCCGTCATAGACGGTTTCCGCGAGCCGAGTTCTGGCAGGTCGCCGAGTAAGGTGGTCGATGGCCTGATCGATTGGATCCCTCGCGGATCTAGCTGGAGGAGTGCGGGCCACTGCCCAGGCGAGACTCGACCTATTGCCGGTGTGGTCGTCCGCACTGAGCGACGGATTCATGCGGAGGCGTATATGCGCAATCGGTTCATGTTCCGTTCGGCCCCTTAGTAGGCGGAGTAGACGTTATCGATTGATCCATAATTATGTGCCGCATAATTACAAGCGGCAGAAATGTTGGCGATCGGATCGTAAATGTCCCACGAAGTGCCTTCCACGTGGTATGCGGCGAATGTTTGGTCTATAACCTGCAAGAGCCCTTTCGAAGGGGTTCCACGCGCCGCATTGCTGTCCCAGAGGTTAATTGCGCGAGGATCGCCTCCGGATTCGCGGATGACATTTCGATGGATTCCGTCAAAGCTGCCTGGAATGCCATGCTGATGCAGGATATTTAGTGCTGCAAGTATCCACCCCTCGAGGGTGTCGGGAAATTGCTGCCGGGCGGGCAGGTGGGAGTGCTCGGTGGGGATGATCGTCAGCCCCCTTCCTGCTGTTCTGTCCACCACCTCCGGAGGTCCAAGTTGGTTGGTGGCCTTGATCGCCGATAGCGTGGTAGCTGGTCGGGGCTCAACGGCTGTTCGTGGTTCGGCAGCGCAGACTCCAGGACTTGTAGTGCCTATAGCGGTAACTAGAGTGACCGCGACCGTTCGAGCAAAACGAGCCGCCGAGCCCGGTGTGCGGTGCATATGAGTTGAATGGTCAAGATATATCGAGAGCATGATTCTTCCGTATTTCTATATGATCCTGAGTAAATCGGTAGACCGGAGCTTTGGTGATTCGCGCATGTTTTAACGTCTCTCCTCCGGCGTCTACCTCGAGGAGTTGTAGCGCTACCGCTCCGGAGCTATCGAGCACGTATGTCGCGTGGAGCGGGTAACCCGCCATTCCGGAGGTGGCTCGAAAGCTGGACGATATCTGGATGTTCTATGTGCAGAATGCCTGACCGAATCAAGTCGCCAGGTGCGTGGGGTAGTACGATGTCGTGGCGTCCCATGTCACATAGCGGCACCGCACCCACGCGATTAGGCCAGCGGCGACGCTGTGCCCGCAAACAGAATTACTGTCGCGGAACCATCTTCGTGCCTTCAGCGTATGTGCATTCTCAGTGCTGGGAATGCGGTGAGCGTTCTCGCCTTTCGACCACCTGGACGTGCTCACTTGCCCGAAATCGGCGCTAGAGCCCGGCATCGACAGACGTTCCACTATCCTCGCAACTTGGGCTTGTTTCATTCTCGGGGCATTAATGCCGTTGGCCGACCACCGGTCGAGCTACGGCTGCGACGGTGAGTCATCTGATCATCGATCGCGCCGACGGCATCGGCGAAGGCTTGCAACATATTCAGGGCCAACGCCCACCCCCCCGCCACGCTGCCAGCGCCGGAACAGTCCGTAGATCGTCTGCAACTGCTTGTAGCGCGCCGGCACGTCCCGTCACGGTATGCCGGTGCGGGTCCGCCACCGGATCCCGCCGATGAGCTCTACTTCGGCGGACTGCCCGTCTTCACGCCACGGGGCAGCAACGGTGCCAACCGTGCCTATTAAACCTCGGTCAGATCCGCGCTCCCCGCGACCGATACGCCGGTAGTGTCAAGGTCTCCTGATCCCCGCGACTCGGCAGTGTTTCAAAGTAGTTCGTGTCAGCCGGTCTGCCGATCCAAAAGATTCGCTCTACCTGCTTCCGGTCGGCGTTGAAGGTCCTCGTCGTTGGCTTCCCGGAGCCCGGCTCGGTGACGCTGATCGTGGTGTCGACCGTGGAGGACACGTGTTGCGGACAATCGTACTGGTGCTCCACAGTGGCCTATCTGCTGAAAAGCCCACCGAGCTCACGAAGCAAGACGAGGCAATTGGATAGATTCGACTGGATCCCGGTGTGGGCTCTTGCTGGACGGCTGCTGTGGTGCTCCTTGCCCTGCCGCAGCTGGGTCGACGCCGCACACCCGCGCAGATTTCACTTGCCTTTCACTTGCCGCCGTCCGGCGGCTGATTACGCTTTTTCGTGGCCTGTTAGATGTTCATGCAGCGTTGGACGCCACGGAGCGCAGGGTCGTGCCATCGCAGAGTTCCGACGGGCGCCACGAAGTCGTCACGTACTGGTGGAAGATCTACCACGAAACCGCTCTGCGATCGACCGCAGGTGTGGGTCGCCGAGACGTGGGCGTTCTTAGCCGTCGAACTCGGAATCAACCGACTCCACCAAAACCACTCCGTCGCGACCAGATTCGATTTGCAGTCCGCTACGTTACCGCGCCGCACATCACCGCCGTCAATCGGCGAGCTACGCTGACCCGACTGTCAAGCACTCCCTAATCAAGGTATTGATCGCAATCGGACGGCGGTGGCAGGAGGATCTCACCGCACCACCATCGTTGGTACGCACAGTCTGAAGTCGAAGGGAAGAGTGGTTGGCGGCACCGACTTTTGGTGTCTTCGCTGCTCCTGGGACGGTTTTGGCTCCGGTACGTACAGTCGCCGGGCCTGCCGGGGTTATGGCCGTTCTGGGGTCGTACATGATTCGTCGGGCAGGTTAGATCGGAGGAGACAGCTCGAATGCCTTGTCCGGGGGCCGCATTGGTGTCAGTCGGGCCGAGCACATGGGTGATCTGCACCAAACTGGCGATGATGACGATGCTCAGCGTTGCAAGCGCGCGTTGATGTTTGTTCATTCGCATGTGACACTTCCATAGCCTGGCGGAAATTGAGGGGAGACGCTGGCAGGCCAAGTCGCTTCGGGGAGAGGTGAGGCTTGGCATCAGCCATGATGGTCCGTTCTCTCGGGCGGGTAGGTGGCCAGGCCGCGCGACCGATTGAAGCGCGGTCACCGCGGTGCCAGTTGCTACCTAGAGGTCAAAGGACCGCCGGCCCGTTTTTCGAATCGAGCCGAGCGACATAGACCTCTAGCCTAAGAGGCGAGGTACCGCGGACGTTCCCACCTCTGGGATTGGCGACGCGGTGTTGTGACGGTCCGTTCCAGGATGGTGGTTCTGAGGCGGAGAACCGCAGCTTGTGGCGCTGTAGTGAGTGCCCTTGCACGCAGCCGCCAGTGGAGCAGCAGTTCTCGTGGGCGCGGGCGCCGTCCCGGCCGCCGGGTCGTGATTCGCGCACAGCACAACCGACATTGTCTGGTCGATCGTCCAGGATCGTCGTCAACGATCGTCACGCGTGGCGAAGCGAGCGAGGCTGGAGAAGCCCGGGCTATACCCTTGGTCGAGTGAGAATCGGGCGGGCCGAGGACAACTCCTCATGTGTGTTCAATTGCCTGCCACCGGTGGAATCGAAATAGGCTTCAGCTGGACGAGCTTTAGCGCGACAACCAACGAAGTCCTCGACCGCTGACCCGTTTCTGGTGCGGGGTGCAGCACTGATTTGGATGGGTACCAAGCATGTCCGGTTCACGCGGCCACACCGATATTCCAGGTGGAGCGGGTGCCTTCCTCGGAAGGCGCACGGAGTTACGCGAGATCGAATCGCTGCTGCTCTCCGGAAGCTGTACACGCCTACTCACCCTGGTCGGACCGGGTGGGATCGGCAAGACGAGGCTGGCGGTGGAGGCACTGCGCAACATACGCGATTCCGCTCAGTGCGCCGTGCATTGGTCTCGGTTGGCTCGGTTGGCTCCAGGCGCCGATACCGGCGCCATCGCTGAAGAGGTGGTGCGGTCGGCCGTGAAGGCTGACATCGCGGGCCGCTCGGCATGGGACACGCTGCTGGCTGCGTTCGGTGACGAAGGCGAGCTGCGGTCGCCCGCGCGAAGGGTGGTTCTGCTTATGGACAATTGCGAGCACTTACTCGAAGGCGTGGTTCCGCTTATTGCCGATCTGCTTGAAGCGCTACCCGGCCTTACCGTTATGGCAACTAGCAGGGAACCACTCGGCTGGGCTGATGAGCGCATCGTTGTTGTGCCGCCGTTGACGCCCACGCAGGCGCTTGAACTGTTCCGATACGGCGCCGAACTCACGGGGCGGCCTATTCCCGAAGATCCTGAGCAGCGTGCCATTGCTGAACAGATCTGTCGTCATGTCGACAACAATCCACTATTCATCCGTTTGGCCGCGGCCCGACTGAGATACCGGCCGCCTGCCGTGCTTCTGCGTGAGCTCACCGGTGATCGGGATGACCAACGTCTGCATTGGTCGCACAGTGTCAGCCTGGGCGCGGAAGAACGCCACAGCGGGGTCCGTGATGTCCTTGCGTGGTCGTACCTGCTGTGCACCGATGGTGAGCGGATTCTACTGGCTCGGTTGTCGGTGTTCGCGGCGGGCTTCGAAACCGAAGCTGTCGAAACACGTGCTAGCGGAGCGGAATTCGATGCGATTGTTGCCGTGTGCGCTGATCATGCACTGTCGGCGTCATCTGTAGAGGAGATGCTAGAACGCCTTGTCGACCGGTCATTGGTGAGGACCAGCATCCGCGGCACAAAGGTGCGATACTTCCTGCCGGAAAGCGTCCGTGTGTTCGCTGCAGAGCGCCTCCGTGACCACCGCGGAGGATCAGACGAGCGGCAGCTGCGGGCTCGTCACCGCCGCTACTACCGGGACCGGGTCGTAGCGGGCCATACCGTCTGGTACGGGCCGGACGAACAGCACTGGATCGACTGGGCCCGTGCCGCGGCGGACAACATCCTCCTTGGGATCGAGACCGGCCTCACCGACCCGGCCGAAGCCGTTATTGCCCTGGAAACCGCGACGATACTTATGTCGTTGCGGTTTCCATACGGAGCGAGTCGCGCGATCACGACGCTGACCGAGCAAGCCTTGGAGGTGACGCGCGACACCGCCAAGATGCGCACCGGGCTCTGGGTCACTGCCGCAGCGTTCATCGGATGGATCGCGCTGTGGCAGGGCAAGCACACGTACACCGCTCAGCTGTTGGACGAGTGCGTTGCAGTGTGGGTCACCGATTCGATGCTGCACCGAGATTGGCGAGGCAGGGCGGACCGCGACATTGGCCTGCCCGCTACCGTTGAGCTCACCTGGGGACTGGAGTTGATGGCGATCCACCTCGATCCTAGGGCGCTCGATGTGTTGGCGCGGGCCCGCCGGAAGTTCGCCGCCGTGGGTGACCGGCTCGGCGAAGACCGGAGCGAACTGTTCGAAGCGTTGGCGTGTTCGGTCGTCGGCGAGCCGGAACGAGCGCTCGCGCTGTCGGAGCAGCACCTCCACCATGCCCGCGCCTCCGGTGCCGGGTTCGCGATTTCCTGGGCGGAACTAGCAGTGGTGCTTGCGCAATCCCGTCACGGTGACCGGCACGAAGCCCTGCGTCTGGGGCGTGTTGTGCTGGAACGGTTGGTTGCTATCGGCGACCGGCAGACAGCGGGTTGGCTGATTCATTACTGCATGATGGCTCGCACTTACATCCTCGCCGATCAGTTGGCGACAGTGACGGGGGATCCCGACGAGGTGAGGATCGCCGCGACGGAGATAGCGACGCTGCAAGGCGGTATCGCAACCCTGCACCGGTCGCTGGGGCTCGCCACCGACAAGGTGCCTCTGGCCGCCGGTGAGACCCGACAGGCAATCGAGGTGGCCACTCTGGTATTAGGCGAGGAGGGCTATGAAGCGGCCGCCCGGCGCGGGGCGGGATTGCGTCCGGAACGTGATGAGCTGCAATTATTCGCCCTCGGCAGACACAAGATCGATGAAACGCCGACTGGTCGCCGTGCCGCCCAACCCATTAATTCCCGATGGGAGGAACTCTCACCCGCGGAGCGCGAGGTCGCGCTGTTGGCTGCGGCGGGCTGGCCGAACAGCGCTATCGCCACCCGACGGGGCAGTTCCATCCGCACGGTCGATGCTCAAGTGGCGAGCATCCGTACGAAGCTGATGATCACCGCCCGCTCGGACATCATCTCGCACATCCCGGATGAGCTCGACGGGCTAGTCCAACACGAATCCGAGCGACGGCCCGCACGTAAATAGTCCGCCTGCTGATGATGGGCGACTCGTTGATCGCACCAGTGATTGAGCCATCGGCGGACATTGACGCAGCCTTGAGCGGCCAAGCCAGAGGTGACCGATCTGTGTCGGAGTCGGGGAGGGGCAGTTTCCACCGATTCTCAACCGGCACTCCTGGCTCGGCCTTGTGGCGAAGGCATCGCCGATTACTACGATGTCGCATCCCCAGGTGTGGGAATAGACTACGACTTCGCCTTACGGTTGATGGTGATTGAGCCTGCGGTGGTTCGGCGTGCAGGCTAGTGGGTGAATCGCTTCGTCATCGTGGTGTTTCCCTCAAGGCGATCGTGCAGGACACCATGCCGAATCTCGCCGCCGCTGATCATGATCGAGGATCAGAGTCACGAGTTGGTGACACATTCGAACGGGCACTTAGTTGATCGTCACCGGATCGGCGTTCTGCACCATGGTCGCCGGACTGCGCTGCCTG from Nocardia iowensis includes these protein-coding regions:
- a CDS encoding styrene monooxygenase/indole monooxygenase family protein produces the protein MRRVQVLGAGECGLPLAHQLLRGGVAVNLVTDRTVEAVLSGSVTSTQIKFPATLDLEFNAGLGVWRATAPAILGIRFTMVVDAEPALGWAGRFSRPAQSVDQRTVFARWLTDYVVAGGHLDVTNLTLADLGRRTAEYDLTVVTRASGELAACFPDDSAWTVPAEPMRRLAVLYLDDVQPDPDDLGTYIALPGHGEIISYPGLTGPPGHERRCEMMLIEALPNGGLDIFSTNSSAVERLRQAKKLFARYLPAALADRYRHAELTDGGATLVGAVLPRMRKPVGTLPSGVPLLGGGDVVCRMDPGGAQGANNAVHCAFAYSEAILSNATSGYDRTWMAQAAQPWLTNVATPAARWTMAVLDPPPSVQALMQAAQSDVALADAFAETFARPADMARFVTGIRQ
- a CDS encoding transglycosylase SLT domain-containing protein, with the protein product MVDRTAGRGLTIIPTEHSHLPARQQFPDTLEGWILAALNILHQHGIPGSFDGIHRNVIRESGGDPRAINLWDSNAARGTPSKGLLQVIDQTFAAYHVEGTSWDIYDPIANISAACNYAAHNYGSIDNVYSAY
- a CDS encoding ATP-binding protein is translated as MSGSRGHTDIPGGAGAFLGRRTELREIESLLLSGSCTRLLTLVGPGGIGKTRLAVEALRNIRDSAQCAVHWSRLARLAPGADTGAIAEEVVRSAVKADIAGRSAWDTLLAAFGDEGELRSPARRVVLLMDNCEHLLEGVVPLIADLLEALPGLTVMATSREPLGWADERIVVVPPLTPTQALELFRYGAELTGRPIPEDPEQRAIAEQICRHVDNNPLFIRLAAARLRYRPPAVLLRELTGDRDDQRLHWSHSVSLGAEERHSGVRDVLAWSYLLCTDGERILLARLSVFAAGFETEAVETRASGAEFDAIVAVCADHALSASSVEEMLERLVDRSLVRTSIRGTKVRYFLPESVRVFAAERLRDHRGGSDERQLRARHRRYYRDRVVAGHTVWYGPDEQHWIDWARAAADNILLGIETGLTDPAEAVIALETATILMSLRFPYGASRAITTLTEQALEVTRDTAKMRTGLWVTAAAFIGWIALWQGKHTYTAQLLDECVAVWVTDSMLHRDWRGRADRDIGLPATVELTWGLELMAIHLDPRALDVLARARRKFAAVGDRLGEDRSELFEALACSVVGEPERALALSEQHLHHARASGAGFAISWAELAVVLAQSRHGDRHEALRLGRVVLERLVAIGDRQTAGWLIHYCMMARTYILADQLATVTGDPDEVRIAATEIATLQGGIATLHRSLGLATDKVPLAAGETRQAIEVATLVLGEEGYEAAARRGAGLRPERDELQLFALGRHKIDETPTGRRAAQPINSRWEELSPAEREVALLAAAGWPNSAIATRRGSSIRTVDAQVASIRTKLMITARSDIISHIPDELDGLVQHESERRPARK